The Oncorhynchus kisutch isolate 150728-3 linkage group LG20, Okis_V2, whole genome shotgun sequence genome has a segment encoding these proteins:
- the LOC116355348 gene encoding zinc finger protein OZF-like, whose translation MSSLSYSFPAKEGEVCWTEKEAPVKEEDEEVDISVKQEVEDEAVTVKEEEDAFRVKEEEDAVYGVKEEEETGYLGPVSQTNLNKASSGSNDEFSHKMVLRNRSLINTRERRDYRGPSGEPQQPHDADEAEKSLSRSELLKKHLQRPTGKIIHRSDCGKRFTSSAGIRIQQRVHTVEKPYCCTQCGKSFKTSSHLIVHQRIHTGEKYYSCDQCGKSFIQLSNLIPHQRIHTGEKRYSCDQCGKTFTHVSTLISHRRIHTGARPYSCDECGKSFARSSHLTLHQRTHTGEKPYSCTQCGKSFTHSTSLILHQRTHTGEKPYICDQCGKCFTQLSSLISHQRTHTGEKPYSCDECGKSFTELSSLTVHQRIHTGEKPFSCTQCGKFFFTSSHLKIHHRRHTGDKSYSCTVCGKSFVQSGGLKVHQRTHTGEKPYSCNQCGKSFVRSGELNIHQRTHTGEKPYSCTQCGKSFVQSNQLKIHQRTHTGEKPYSCDQCDQRYSDKRYLIKHQKIHA comes from the exons atgagttcactaagctactctTTTCCTGCTAAAGAAGgggaggtctgctggacggagaaagaagctccCGTGAAAGAGGAGGACGAAGAGGTGGATATCtcagtaaaacaagaagtagaggatgaggccgttactgtgaaagaagaggaagacgcgttcagagtgaaagaggaggaggatgcagtttatggagtgaaagaggaggaggaaactggatatctgggcccggtttcTCAAACGAATCTTAATAAGGCATCCAGTGGTTCTAACGATGAATTTAGCCACAAGATGGTTTTGAGAAACCgttccctgattaacacta gagagagacgtgactatcgtggaccctctggggagcctcaacaacctcatgatgctgacgaggcagagaagagtctctccagatcagaactccTCAAGAAACACCtgcagagacccacagggaagaTAATTCAccgctctgactgtgggaagagattcacctcATCAGCAGGCATTAGAATTCAGCAGAGAGTCCACACAGTAGAGAAACCTTAttgctgtactcaatgtgggaagagttttaaaACATCTAGCCATCTTATtgtacaccagagaatacacacaggagagaaatattatagctgtgatcaatgtgggaagagttttattcAGCTAAGCAACCTGATaccacaccagagaatacacacaggagagaaacgttatagctgtgatcaatgtgggaagactTTTACTCACGTAAGCACCCTGATATCACAccggagaatacacacaggagcgaGACCGTATAGCTGTgatgaatgtgggaagagttttgctagGTCGAGCCATCTGACtcttcaccagagaacacacacaggagagaaaccttatagctgtactcaatgtgggaagagttttactcattcaaccagcctgatattacaccagagaacacacacaggagagaaaccttatatctgtgatcaatgtgggaagtgtTTTACTCAGCTAAgcagcctgatatcacaccagagaacacacacaggagagaaaccatatagctgtgatgaatgtgggaagagttttactgaGTTGAGCAGTCTGACtgtacaccagagaatacacacaggagagaaaccttttagctgtactcaatgtgggaagtttttttttacatctagCCATCTGAAGATACACCATAGaagacacacaggagataaatcttatagctgtactgtatgtgggaagagttttgttcaaTCTGGGGGACTGAaggtacaccagagaacacacacaggagagaaaccttatagctgtaatcaatgtgggaagagttttgttcgATCTGGGGAACTGaatatacaccagagaacacacacaggagagaaaccctatagctgtactcaatgtgggaagagttttgttcaaTCTAACCAACTGaagatacaccagagaacacacacaggagagaaaccttatagctgtgatcaatgtgaccagagatactctgataaaagatatctgattaaacatcagaaaatacatgcaTGA